The following coding sequences lie in one Loxodonta africana isolate mLoxAfr1 chromosome X, mLoxAfr1.hap2, whole genome shotgun sequence genomic window:
- the UBQLN2 gene encoding ubiquilin-2, whose translation MAENGESNGLPHPSRGPAAAQGSATAAAEPKIIKVTVKTPKEKEEFAVPENSSVQQFKEAISKRFKSQTDQLVLIFAGKILKDQDTLIQHGIHDGLTVHLVIKSQNRPQGQSTQPSNAAGTNTTTASTPRSNSTPISTNSNPFGLGNLGGLASLSSLGLSSTNFSELQSQMQQQLLSSPEMMIQIMENPFVQSMLSNPDLMRQLIMANPQMQQLIQRNPEISHLLNNPDIMRQTLEIARNPAMMQEMMRNQDLALSNLESIPGGYNALRRMYTDIQEPMLNAAQEQFGGNPFASVGSSSSSGEGTQPSRTENRDPLPNPWAPPQATPSSATTNTTTSSGSGSGSSSSNTTGNTVAAANYVASVFSTPGMQSLLQQITENPQLIQNMLSAPYMRSMMQSLSQNPDLAAQMMLNNPLFAANPQLQEQMRPQLPGFLQQMQNPDTLAAMSNPRAMQALMQIQQGLQTLATEAPGLIPSFTPGVGVGVLGTAIGPVGPVTPIGPISPIVPFTPIGPIGPIGPTGPAGPPGPAGSGGPAGSGGHTGSTVSSSAPSETTSPTSEPGPNQQFIQQMVQALAGANTPQLPNPEVRFQQQLEQLNAMGFLNREANLQALIATGGDINAAIERLLGSQPS comes from the coding sequence ATGGCTGAGAACGGCGAGAGCAACGGCCTCCCGCACCCCTCCCGCGGCCCTGCTGCGGCCCAAGGCTCGGCCACTGCCGCCGCGGAACCCAAAATCATCAAAGTCACTGTGAAGACCCCCAAAGAGAAAGAGGAGTTCGCGGTGCCCGAGAATAGCTCGGTCCAGCAGTTTAAGGAAGCGATTTCAAAACGCTTCAAATCCCAAACCGACCAGCTAGTGCTGATTTTTGCCGGAAAAATCTTAAAAGATCAAGATACCTTGATCCAGCACGGCATCCATGATGGACTGACTGTTCACCTTGTCATCAAAAGCCAGAACCGACCTCAGGGCCAGTCCACGCAGCCTAGCAATGCCGCGGGAACTAATACTACCACGGCATCGACTCCCCGGAGTAACTCCACACCGATTTCCACAAATAGCAACCCATTTGGGTTGGGGAACCTGGGAGGACTTGCGAGCCTTAGCAGCCTGGGCTTGAGCTCGACCAACTTCTCTGAGCTCCAGAGCCAGATGCAGCAGCAGCTCTTGTCCAGCCCTGAGATGATGATCCAAATCATGGAAAATCCCTTTGTTCAGAGCATGCTTTCGAACCCCGATCTGATGAGGCAGCTTATTATGGCCAACCCACAGATGCAACAGTTGATTCAGAGAAACCCAGAAATAAGTCACCTGCTTAACAACCCAGATATAATGAGGCAGACCCTTGAAATCGCCAGGAATCCAGCCATGATGCAAGAAATGATGAGAAATCAAGACCTGGCTCTGAGCAATCTCGAAAGCATCCCAGGTGGCTACAATGCTCTGAGGCGCATGTACACTGACATTCAAGAACCTATGCTGAATGCTGCACAGGAGCAGTTTGGGGGTAATCCGTTTGCCTCGGTGGGGAGCAGTTCCTCCTCCGGGGAAGGTACACAGCCTTCCCGCACAGAAAATCGAGATCCACTACCCAACCCATGGGCGCCACCACAGGCTACTCCGAGTTCTGCGACCACCAATACCACTACAAGCAGTGGGAGTGGATCTGGCAGTAGCTCCAGCAATACTACTgggaacacagtggctgcagccaaTTATGTCGCCAGCGTCTTCAGTACCCCAGGAATGCAGAGTCTGCTGCAACAGATAACTGAAAACCCCCAGCTGATCCAGAATATGCTGTCTGCACCCTACATGAGAAGCATGATGCAGTCCCTGAGCCAGAATCCAGATCTGGCTGCACAGATGATGCTGAATAATCCGCTGTTTGCTGCAAATCCTCAGCTGCAGGAGCAGATGCGTCCACAACTCCCAGGTTTCCTGCAGCAGATGCAGAATCCAGACACGCTAGCAGCCATGTCAAACCCAAGAGCAATGCAAGCTTTAATGCAGATCCAACAGGGTCTGCAGACATTAGCCACAGAAGCACCTGGCCTCATTCCAAGCTTCACTCcaggtgtgggggtgggggtgctagGAACTGCCATAGGTCCTGTAGGCCCAGTCACTCCCATAGGCCCTATAAGCCCCATAGTCCCATTTACCCCCATAGGCCCCATTGGGCCCATAGGACCCACTGGCCCCGCAGGACCCCCTGGCCCCGCTGGCTCTGGTGGCCCTGCTGGCTCTGGTGGCCATACTGGGTCCACGGTGTCTAGCTCTGCACCCAGTGAAACCACGAGTCCAACATCAGAACCTGGACCAAACCAGCAGTTCATTCAGCAGATGGTGCAGGCTCTGGCTGGAGCAAATACTCCACAGCTGCCGAATCCAGAAGTCAGATTTCAGCAACAACTGGAACAGCTCAACGCAATGGGGTTTTTAAACCGTGAAGCAAACTTGCAGGCTCTTATAGCAACAGGAGGCGACATCAATGCAGCAATTGAGAGGCTGCTGGGCTCCCAGCCATCCTAA